The Lysobacter panacisoli genome includes a window with the following:
- a CDS encoding 3'-5' exoribonuclease: protein MPHTYLFLDTEWADWEGRELVSLALVNSRTGASFYAERNPLPGNPTDFVREVVYPLLDGGEVALNDLQFTHALRTFLADVAEPVVLYDYPTDGQLLLAAISGFDLLPSELSECTAPPANLRSTLLQDERVSQAIEDYFTERASERARRHHALVDARALYAAWLVAGHSPDTPD, encoded by the coding sequence ATGCCACATACCTACCTATTTTTGGACACCGAATGGGCGGACTGGGAGGGACGTGAGCTGGTAAGCCTCGCCTTGGTGAATAGCCGGACGGGCGCGTCCTTCTACGCTGAGCGCAATCCCCTGCCGGGCAACCCCACCGATTTTGTCCGCGAAGTCGTGTACCCGTTGCTCGACGGCGGTGAGGTCGCGCTCAACGACCTCCAGTTCACCCATGCGCTACGCACATTCCTGGCCGATGTAGCTGAGCCGGTGGTGCTCTACGACTATCCAACCGATGGCCAGCTGCTGCTGGCGGCCATATCGGGCTTCGATCTGCTTCCGTCCGAGCTCAGTGAGTGCACGGCGCCGCCAGCTAATCTGCGGTCCACCCTCCTGCAGGACGAACGCGTGTCGCAAGCCATCGAGGACTACTTCACGGAGCGAGCGTCGGAACGCGCTCGCCGGCACCATGCACTAGTCGATGCGCGCGCCCTCTACGCAGCGTGGCTAGTAGCCGGTCACTCCCCGGACACGCCGGATTAA
- a CDS encoding Mu transposase C-terminal domain-containing protein, producing the protein MKQVKRVARPLAPLNLHVGAQAVWEKRLVRIEALSSASQIYVRCIGTGDTACVSLQDLSVPRPLNSRGPIRAATEPEADAKAVEWCTQLKQLEAKQCAAEDVARQMHVSVKTVMRRLSNFRDNPLPGAQVKGVPGPPRGSKRLTPAQEAIVAHVIDQDYLRPERRTIRAVVRRIEQECRAAKVKPPEMRAVRARIRAREPLQVAKARLGPHEAEAKQAPSIRGVETSRALELVQIDHALIDLILVTPGEGRQVIGRPWITLAIDVHTRCILGYYLGFEYPNQTAVGLCLEHACLPKGSWLKRLEVDVDYPMCGRMECVAWDNGKTFQALGVQAQCERYGIARRTRPPYKPHFGAYIERYIGTLMGKVHMLPGTTFSNSKQRGDYPSERRAVMTLREFERWVAYAIAGEYHHSPHRGLNGLTPMQAWTKAWAGPRGECQLPPLISDPREFMLGFLPAKMRKVTREGLALHGLRYWDPALAPLINSQQLYRVHYHQGDLSRVYLYVDGHHVDIPLLDRTQPPFSFYELQEARRAMRAEGRRAQDETALFSALDKQRQIEDIAAATSKKARRKQALRPQASLPAKTAVDFSRPVTPIDTNWEDEL; encoded by the coding sequence ATGAAGCAGGTCAAACGAGTAGCGCGCCCTCTCGCCCCGCTCAATTTGCACGTGGGTGCTCAGGCCGTGTGGGAGAAGCGTCTGGTGCGCATAGAGGCGCTAAGCAGTGCCTCGCAGATCTATGTGCGCTGTATCGGCACTGGTGACACCGCGTGCGTGTCGTTGCAGGACTTGTCCGTACCGCGTCCGCTCAACTCGCGCGGGCCCATCCGGGCCGCCACGGAACCTGAGGCCGATGCCAAGGCTGTGGAGTGGTGCACGCAGCTCAAGCAGCTGGAGGCTAAGCAGTGCGCAGCGGAGGACGTCGCCCGACAGATGCACGTGTCGGTCAAGACCGTCATGCGGCGCCTGTCCAACTTTCGCGACAATCCGTTGCCTGGCGCGCAGGTGAAGGGGGTGCCCGGTCCGCCCCGCGGTTCCAAGCGCCTGACTCCGGCGCAGGAAGCGATCGTCGCGCACGTGATCGATCAGGACTACTTGCGTCCGGAGCGCCGCACGATCAGGGCCGTGGTCCGACGAATTGAGCAGGAATGCCGCGCAGCCAAGGTTAAGCCGCCGGAAATGAGGGCGGTGCGCGCCCGCATTCGCGCGCGTGAGCCGCTGCAGGTGGCGAAGGCCCGTCTGGGACCACACGAAGCGGAAGCAAAGCAGGCTCCTTCGATTCGCGGGGTTGAGACCTCCCGCGCGTTAGAGCTGGTGCAAATTGACCATGCCCTGATTGATCTGATCCTGGTCACGCCCGGCGAGGGGCGTCAGGTGATAGGTCGCCCATGGATCACGTTGGCAATCGACGTACATACCCGCTGCATCCTCGGCTACTACTTGGGCTTCGAATATCCAAACCAAACTGCGGTAGGCCTTTGCTTGGAACATGCCTGCTTGCCCAAGGGTTCTTGGCTGAAGCGCCTCGAGGTTGATGTCGACTACCCGATGTGCGGCCGCATGGAATGCGTTGCCTGGGACAACGGCAAGACGTTCCAGGCGCTCGGCGTACAGGCGCAATGCGAACGCTACGGCATCGCCCGGCGCACACGGCCGCCGTACAAGCCGCATTTCGGCGCCTACATCGAACGTTACATCGGTACCCTCATGGGCAAGGTGCATATGTTGCCCGGCACGACGTTCTCCAACAGCAAGCAGCGCGGTGATTACCCATCCGAGCGCCGGGCCGTGATGACGTTGCGGGAGTTTGAGCGTTGGGTCGCCTACGCAATTGCGGGCGAATACCACCACAGTCCGCATCGTGGTTTGAACGGGCTGACGCCGATGCAGGCCTGGACCAAAGCGTGGGCCGGTCCACGCGGCGAATGCCAGCTGCCGCCCCTAATCTCCGACCCCCGCGAGTTTATGCTGGGCTTCCTGCCGGCGAAAATGCGCAAGGTCACGCGCGAGGGGCTGGCTTTGCACGGGCTGCGGTACTGGGATCCCGCGCTGGCGCCGTTGATCAACAGCCAGCAGCTGTACCGCGTGCATTACCACCAAGGAGACCTGTCCAGGGTGTACCTGTACGTGGATGGCCATCATGTGGACATTCCACTGCTGGATCGCACACAGCCGCCTTTTTCCTTCTACGAGTTACAGGAAGCGCGCCGCGCGATGCGTGCCGAGGGCCGCCGCGCCCAGGATGAGACTGCGCTGTTCTCGGCACTGGACAAGCAACGTCAGATCGAAGACATCGCCGCGGCAACCAGCAAGAAGGCGCGGCGCAAGCAAGCGCTACGGCCGCAAGCTTCTCTTCCCGCGAAGACAGCCGTCGACTTCAGCCGGCCCGTCACCCCGATCGACACCAATTGGGAGGACGAGCTGTGA
- a CDS encoding DUF3653 domain-containing protein gives MNFDFENEWYGWRLRGRHLVSADGQRMTIERLRGLMWRDQMELRLAGLADYRYRGIAAS, from the coding sequence ATGAACTTCGACTTCGAGAACGAATGGTACGGATGGCGGCTGCGAGGCCGCCATCTCGTTTCGGCTGACGGCCAGCGGATGACCATCGAGCGTCTACGCGGACTGATGTGGCGGGATCAGATGGAACTCCGGCTCGCAGGCCTGGCCGACTATCGGTACCGAGGAATCGCTGCGTCTTAA
- a CDS encoding HNH endonuclease, which yields MWLRDCAAFARVHGLSRKQARQFECTAEHLLPRSAGGTLRLDNVAAACRCCNWRRGRLPVLIAPEAFRRHVQERCKVGKWHSTLPARPHKDHR from the coding sequence ATGTGGCTCCGTGATTGCGCTGCATTTGCCAGGGTGCACGGACTATCCAGGAAGCAAGCGCGGCAGTTTGAATGTACTGCCGAGCACTTGCTGCCTCGCTCTGCGGGCGGAACGCTGCGCTTGGACAACGTTGCGGCAGCATGTCGGTGCTGCAACTGGCGACGGGGACGCTTGCCCGTACTGATAGCGCCGGAGGCGTTTCGACGACACGTCCAAGAACGCTGCAAGGTCGGCAAGTGGCACAGCACGCTTCCTGCACGGCCGCATAAGGACCACCGTTAA
- a CDS encoding helix-turn-helix domain-containing protein yields MLIGVVDVVAPDKERSVFALRLREARERLGISQVELGRRAGLDPSVASPRINQYEQGQHVPHHATARRLAEVLGVPTAFLFAEDDQLARLLVLWSEMNPSERKKLLKLVEIERGANA; encoded by the coding sequence ATGCTCATTGGGGTAGTGGATGTGGTCGCGCCTGACAAAGAACGCTCGGTTTTTGCGCTGCGCCTTCGTGAGGCGCGCGAGCGGCTGGGCATCTCCCAAGTAGAACTCGGACGCCGAGCTGGGCTGGATCCTTCAGTGGCAAGTCCCAGGATCAACCAATACGAACAGGGACAGCACGTCCCGCACCATGCCACCGCTCGGCGGTTAGCCGAGGTGCTCGGTGTTCCGACGGCGTTCCTGTTCGCGGAGGACGACCAACTGGCGAGGCTCCTGGTTCTGTGGAGTGAAATGAACCCGTCAGAACGCAAGAAGCTTCTCAAACTTGTGGAGATTGAGCGCGGCGCCAACGCTTAA